The following are from one region of the Capsicum annuum cultivar UCD-10X-F1 chromosome 1, UCD10Xv1.1, whole genome shotgun sequence genome:
- the LOC107857190 gene encoding E3 ubiquitin-protein ligase PUB23-like: MILSTPLPTFIFQWWYSNSQNSRKYQLYQSMDFPLHFRCPISMELMKDPVTISTGVTYERKNIEKWFYTCKKKTCPATMQVIHSFHMTPNHTLKRLIVAWQNGKSQSNSNTCPAYSMKHDELVALLNTIESSPFKVSSLKKVKSIVELGDHDVKDDFKKCGGVEVLVRIIQQVLIESSDFVTFRACEEALSLLIKLPIVLEEEETIKILLQPGCMKSMAIMLQRGSAEARFCTISIFQRITKSDCQWNVVIEDQGIGFFKSLMEIVSDEICSKASSCALQVLIDILEKSKKSRLKAIEAGAMCTLIEILPDSSKSKSEKIMYLIKMLCECADGRMGFIEHGLGVAAITKKILNISNVGTKIGVKILSLICNSHPTDKVLDDMLMYGAVKKLVALLHIGGSSTTKERVLKILKLHGDKWKRNPCFPSELKNYLGMESDSL; this comes from the coding sequence ATGATTCTGTCTACCCCACTTCCCACTTTCATCTTTCAATGGTGGTATAGCAATtcacaaaattcaagaaaataccAATTGTATCAATCCATGGATTTTCCTCTACATTTTAGATGTCCAATCTCCATGGAGCTCATGAAAGATCCTGTTACAATCTCCACTGGTGTTACATATGAGaggaaaaatatagagaaatggTTCTATACTTGCAAGAAAAAAACTTGTCCTGCCACAATGCAAGTTATACATAGCTTTCACATGACACCAAATCACACCCTCAAGAGGCTCATTGTTGCTTGGCAAAATGGCAAATCTCAATCAAATTCAAACACATGTCCTGCATATTCCATGAAGCACGATGAGCTCGTCGCGTTACTCAACACGATAGAATCGAGTCCTTTTAAGGTGAGTTCCTTGAAGAAAGTCAAGTCAATTGTTGAATTAGGTGATCATGATGTGAAGGATGATTTCAAGAAATGTGGTGGGGTTGAGGTTCTTGTTAGGATCATTCAACAAGTTTTAATCGAAAGCTCGGATTTCGTGACATTTAGAGCATGTGAAGAGGCTCTTAGTCTATTGATCAAGTTGCCAATTGTGTTAGAAGAGGAGGAGACAATCAAGATTCTGTTGCAGCCAGGGTGCATGAAGTCCATGGCCATAATGCTTCAAAGGGGTAGTGCAGAGGCAAGATTTTGCACCATTTCGATATTCCAAAGGATCACAAAATCAGATTGTCAATGGAATGTTGTGATTGAAGATCAAGGGATTGGGTTCTTCAAGTCCTTGATGGAAATTGTGTCTGATGAAATTTGCAGCAAGGCAAGTTCTTGTGCACTACAAGTCTTGATTGACATACTCGAAAAATCGAAAAAATCAAGATTGAAGGCAATTGAGGCTGGAGCTATGTGCACATTGATTGAGATTCTACCtgattcaagcaaatcaaaaagtgagaaaataatgtACTTGATCAAGATGTTATGTGAATGTGCTGATGGAAGAATGGGATTCATTGAACATGGTCTAGGAGTTGCAGccataaccaaaaaaatattgaatatttcAAATGTTGGCACAAAAATTGGGGTGAAAATTCTTTCATTGATTTGCAATTCTCACCCCACAGATAAAGTTTTGGATGACATGTTGATGTATGGTGCAGTGAAAAAATTGGTGGCTTTGTTACATATTGGTGGCTCTTCAACAACAAAGGAAAGAGTACTCAAGATATTAAAATTGCATGGTGATAAGTGGAAGAGAAACCCATGTTTCCCTAGTGAGCTCAAGAATTATTTGGGTATGGAAAGTGATTCTTTGTAA